In Scleropages formosus chromosome 10, fSclFor1.1, whole genome shotgun sequence, a single genomic region encodes these proteins:
- the LOC108932248 gene encoding extracellular calcium-sensing receptor-like, giving the protein MIFAIEEINNSNSLLPNVTLGYEIYDSCTSTVGAMRAAMALVNGQDQTAHSGCAGKPVVHAIVGESESSSTIVIARTTGTFHIPIISHFATCACLSNKNEFPTFFRTIPSDYYQSRALAQLVKHFGWTWVGTVRSDNDYGNNGMSVFVEAAKDEGVCIEYSEAILRNYPKQRITKVVEVIKRSTSKVILAFLPLTEMDVLLEEILLQNVTGLQWVASESWITARYFATPRTSTVISSVIGFTITKSTVPGLNDFLVKVHPSKSPQNALLKEFWEASFACMFSQRNETTDVKLCSGKEKLAELSNEYTDFSELMSSNVYKAVYAVAHALHELLTCKQGKGHTLNESCVVKYLHEVNFTTHTGERVYFDLNGDPTARYELVNWQKGEDGEIKFVTIGYYDASLPAGKQFTMNDNNIFWAGDPFTKPKSVCSESCQPGTSQAVIRGKPICCFSCIPCAAGEISNVTDSTKCIKCPLEYWSNEDRTECILKKVEFLTFGETMGKMLTAISVIGASLTAATGLIFFHFMETPIVKANNSELSFLLLFSLILCFLCSLTFIGRPSQWSCMLRHTVFGVTFAMCMSCVLAKTIVVVNAFKASVPGSNVLQCSAPLQRLSVLCCTLIQVVICALWVSLAPPVPNRNTAYSTDKVILECDVGSAVGFWAVLGYIGLLSLMCFVLAFLARKLPDNFNEAKFITFSMLIFCAVWITFIPAYVSSPGKFTVAVEIFAILASSYGLLFCIFLPKCYIILFKPEKNTRRHIMGKMHAKSH; this is encoded by the exons ATGATCTTTGCCATTGAGGAAATAAACAACAGTAACAGCTTGCTCCCAAATGTGACCTTGGGTTATGAGATCTATGACAGCTGCACCTCCACAGTGGGTGCTATGCGGGCTGCCATGGCGCTTGTGAATGGCCAGGACCAGACGGCACACAGCGGATGCGCAGGCAAACCAGTGGTGCATGCCATTGTAGGGGAATCGGAGTCCTCTTCGACTATCGTCATAGCAAGGACCACCGGGACATTTCACATTCCAATT atCAGCCACTTTGCCACATGTGCATGTCTGAGCAACAAAAATGAGTTCCCCACCTTTTTCAGGACCATTCCCAGTGACTACTACCAGAGCAGAGCACTGGCCCAGTTGGTCAAACACTTTGGCTGGACCTGGGTTGGCACTGTCAGAAGCGACAATGACTATGGCAACAATggaatgagtgtgtttgtggagGCTGCCAAAGATGAAGGTGTGTGCATTGAGTACTCAGAGGCCATATTAAGAAACTATCCCAAACAGAGGATTACAAAGGTTGTTGAAGTCATTAAAAGGTCCACTTCAAAGgtaattttagcatttttgcCCCTTACTGAGATGGATGTTTTGCTGGAGGAGATCCTACTTCAAAATGTGACAGGTCTCCAGTGGGTGGCCAGTGAATCCTGGATCACAGCTCGATATTTTGCCACTCCCAGAACCTCTACTGTTATCAGCAGTGTCATCGGTTTCACCATAACGAAGTCCACAGTACCTGGTCTCAATGACTTCCTGGTGAAGGTCCATCCATCTAAAAGTCCACAAAACGCCCTTTTGAAAGAATTCTGGGAAGCTTCCTTTgcgtgcatgttctcccagagGAATGAAACAACAGATGTGAAGCTTTGCTCAGGCAAGGAGAAGCTGGCAGAGCTGAGTAACGAGTACACTGACTTTTCAGAGCTGATGTCCAGCAATGTCTACAAAGCTGTGTATGCTGTAGCACACGCCCTTCATGAGCTGCTGACATGCAAACAGGGCAAAGGGCACACATTAAATGAGTCGTGT GTGgtaaaatatttgcatgagGTCAATTTTACAACACACACTGGTGAACGTGTGTATTTCGACCTTAATGGAGATCCAACAGCCCGATATGAACTGGTGAACTGGCAGAAGGGGGAAGATGGAGAAATAAAGTTTGTCACAATAGGTTATTATGATGCATCTCTGCCAGCTGGAAAGCAATTTACCATGAACGACAACAATATTTTCTGGGCCGGAGATCCGTTCACG AAGCCCAAGTCCGTCTGCAGTGAAAGCTGCCAACCGGGTACTAGCCAGGCTGTGATTCGAGGCAAACCTATATGCTGCTTCTCCTGTATTCCATGTGCTGCTGGGGAGATCAGCAATGTAACAG attCAACTAAGTGCATCAAATGTCCGCTGGAATATTGGTCAAATGAAGACAGAACCGAGTGCATACTCAAGAAGGTTGAGTTTCTCACCTTTGGAGAAACCATGGGCAAAATGCTAACAGCCATCTCTGTGATAGGAGCGAGTTTAACAGCAGCAACTGGATTAATATTCTTTCACTTCATGGAAACACCAATTGTGAAAGCCaacaactcagagctgagcttcctgctgctcttctcgctcattctgtgtttcctttgctctctcactttcatcggccggccctctcagtggtcctgcatgctgcgtCACACAGTGTTCGGGGTCACCTTCGCTATGTGTATGTCTTGTGTCCTGGCGAAGACAATAGTGGTAGTAAATGCCTTTAAAGCATCTGTCCCTGGAAGCAATGTTCTCCAGTGCTCTGCCCCCTTACAGAGACTCAGTGTACTCTGCTGTACTCTCATTCAAGTTGTAATATGTGCATTGTGGGTGTCACTTGCCCCACCAGTTCcaaacagaaacactgcataCTCAACTGACAAGGTCATTCTCGAGTGTGACGTAGGCTCAGCCgtgggcttctgggctgtgttgggctacattggcctcctctctctcatgtgctttgtactggctttcctggccaggaagctgcccgacaacttcaacgaagccaaattcatcacattcagcatgctcATATTCTGTGCGGTGTGGATCACCTTTATCCCGGCCTATGTCAGCTCACCGGGCAAGTTCACTGTAGCTGTTGAGATCTTTGCCATTTTAGCTTCCAGTTATGGTTTgctgttctgcatttttttgcctaaatgttacataatattatttaaacctgaaaaaaatactaggagGCATATAATGGGTAAAATGCATGCTAAATCCCACTAA